One window from the genome of Bdellovibrio sp. NC01 encodes:
- a CDS encoding DNA topoisomerase VI, producing the protein MAKLLSIRDLKIDIPKEARILADKMLKDLESSKRPVLEAVKTSLDNSLYNAKVGYLTPGDKVVRTELNVSSVQKLARVVFILEILLRNLDVGNVNTKRELYYICKGEIKGNPRLKPLDFEDQPESDAIIDFIGDMLEVYREELNVFANDRGGQTYSQQLIVTETLADGDRAVIDLSTLGTSPFQPKNKPQALKLKAKKKIDFCLIVESEGTANTLVTMGFTKRNNCIVMGAQGVPSNGVRGWAKLIQEELDVPMYFFGDLDAYTMQNIFRTLKAGSAASLIRNADFSAPNVKFLGVLPEDVKKYDLPHYKVKESDPAEARALKKAKDALENDPFFLDKKNKNLADILRWLIKEKIRCEQQSFFSVDPKDPIKTEKLILEKIKRGSYV; encoded by the coding sequence ATGGCAAAACTACTCAGCATCCGTGATTTAAAAATTGATATCCCTAAAGAGGCCCGCATCTTGGCTGACAAGATGTTGAAGGATCTTGAATCTTCAAAACGTCCTGTTTTGGAAGCGGTAAAGACTTCTTTGGATAACTCTTTGTACAACGCCAAAGTGGGTTACCTGACTCCAGGTGATAAAGTTGTTCGTACAGAGTTGAACGTATCTTCCGTACAAAAACTTGCGCGCGTGGTTTTCATTCTTGAGATCTTGTTGCGTAACCTTGATGTCGGCAACGTCAATACGAAGCGTGAACTTTACTACATCTGTAAAGGTGAGATTAAAGGCAATCCTCGTTTGAAACCTTTGGATTTCGAAGATCAGCCTGAATCAGATGCGATCATCGATTTCATCGGCGATATGCTTGAAGTGTATCGTGAGGAATTGAACGTTTTCGCCAATGACCGTGGTGGACAAACTTACTCGCAACAATTGATCGTGACTGAAACTTTGGCAGACGGTGACCGTGCGGTGATCGATCTTTCAACTTTGGGTACGTCACCATTCCAACCGAAGAATAAACCTCAAGCTTTGAAATTGAAGGCGAAAAAGAAAATCGACTTCTGCTTGATCGTTGAATCTGAAGGTACGGCGAATACGCTTGTAACAATGGGTTTCACAAAACGTAACAACTGTATCGTCATGGGTGCTCAAGGGGTTCCATCGAATGGTGTTCGTGGTTGGGCGAAGCTGATCCAAGAAGAACTAGATGTTCCAATGTACTTCTTCGGAGATCTCGATGCGTACACGATGCAAAATATCTTCCGTACATTGAAAGCAGGCTCTGCGGCATCTTTGATCCGTAACGCTGACTTCTCTGCACCGAATGTAAAATTCTTGGGTGTATTGCCTGAAGACGTGAAAAAATACGATCTGCCTCACTACAAAGTGAAAGAATCTGATCCGGCTGAAGCACGTGCTTTGAAAAAAGCAAAAGACGCTTTGGAAAACGATCCATTCTTCTTGGATAAGAAGAATAAAAACTTGGCGGACATCCTTCGCTGGTTGATCAAAGAAAAGATTCGTTGTGAGCAGCAATCATT
- a CDS encoding DNA topoisomerase VI subunit B: protein MSKITKSSTAEYFAKNLQQVGFSSPLKAVLTTLKEAVDNSLDACESAGILPDLLVEISKVGSGSTKNTDLIRIVVEDNGPGIEAEDLAKVYGEYLASSKFGRGQCSRGQQGIGISAATTWAQMTNARGVNVVSKTKKMRKAVAAQVDVDIKSNTGVLKNKETLDWDRDHGTRVEFVLDGRIQLNGDGGLVTYLEGTILVNPHMTITYKLMENDFVTVTRVSTDVPQVPEASLPHPHTFKLGEFITHSTLFGKTTLSKFLKTGFSRISDQSISEFVKKGLPKNLLEKPITSLSEEDFKKVFQAVQNTDLMAPSTKSVLTVGEEALSKSITRLGEIDFFAVVTRKPTICDFKPVVVEVALARFKNRNQEADSPVTLLRFANRVPLQFDKSGCAITWAIESVNWKSYGLGQPKDSLPLGPYIFAVSIVSPFIKFKNASKETIDASEELVGEIRLALIQAGQKLSRHIKKEVKEADLERKLAHIEQFGPILVEGLARIIKAPESRKKKAEEGLKKLLGRDSEEAIADLEAAESKLLEQKKREKKKGIDHGDEEELDVISSEDLVDEASEDSSQGTKKATTKKVATKKTTGKKA, encoded by the coding sequence GTGAGCAAAATTACTAAAAGTAGTACAGCTGAATATTTTGCTAAGAACCTCCAACAGGTCGGTTTCTCGTCTCCATTGAAGGCCGTTTTGACGACCTTGAAAGAGGCCGTGGATAACTCATTGGATGCCTGCGAATCTGCGGGAATTCTTCCAGATCTATTGGTTGAGATTTCAAAAGTGGGCAGCGGTTCCACTAAAAATACCGATCTTATTCGTATCGTCGTTGAAGATAACGGACCTGGTATCGAAGCCGAAGATCTTGCCAAAGTTTACGGTGAGTATCTTGCATCATCTAAGTTCGGTCGCGGTCAATGTTCTCGTGGTCAACAAGGTATCGGTATCTCTGCTGCAACAACATGGGCGCAAATGACGAATGCCCGTGGTGTAAACGTCGTTTCTAAAACTAAAAAAATGCGTAAAGCTGTCGCGGCTCAAGTAGACGTCGACATCAAATCCAATACAGGTGTTCTAAAAAATAAAGAAACTTTGGATTGGGATCGCGACCATGGAACTCGCGTTGAGTTCGTTCTTGATGGACGTATTCAATTGAACGGTGACGGTGGTCTTGTGACGTATCTTGAAGGTACGATCCTAGTAAATCCGCACATGACGATTACGTATAAGTTGATGGAAAATGATTTCGTTACTGTGACTCGCGTAAGTACAGATGTACCGCAAGTTCCAGAGGCGTCTTTGCCACATCCTCATACATTTAAATTAGGTGAGTTCATCACTCACTCGACATTGTTCGGTAAAACGACTTTGTCTAAATTCTTGAAAACTGGTTTTTCGCGCATCTCTGATCAATCGATCTCTGAGTTCGTGAAAAAAGGTTTGCCTAAGAATTTGCTAGAAAAACCGATCACTTCTTTGTCTGAAGAAGACTTCAAAAAAGTTTTCCAAGCGGTGCAAAATACAGATTTGATGGCGCCTTCAACGAAGTCAGTTTTGACTGTGGGTGAAGAAGCTCTTTCTAAATCAATCACGCGTTTGGGTGAAATCGACTTCTTCGCAGTTGTGACTCGTAAGCCGACTATTTGTGACTTCAAACCGGTGGTTGTGGAAGTGGCTTTGGCGCGTTTCAAAAACCGCAATCAAGAAGCGGATTCTCCTGTGACATTGCTACGTTTCGCGAATCGCGTGCCGTTGCAATTCGATAAATCAGGTTGTGCGATCACGTGGGCGATTGAATCAGTAAACTGGAAATCATACGGTCTTGGTCAGCCGAAAGACAGCTTGCCATTGGGTCCGTATATTTTCGCGGTTTCAATCGTGTCTCCGTTCATTAAATTTAAAAATGCTTCGAAAGAAACAATCGACGCTTCTGAAGAGTTGGTTGGTGAAATTCGTCTTGCCTTGATCCAAGCGGGTCAAAAGCTTTCTCGTCACATCAAAAAAGAAGTGAAAGAAGCGGATCTTGAAAGAAAACTTGCTCACATCGAGCAGTTCGGTCCGATCTTGGTAGAAGGTTTGGCAAGAATCATCAAAGCTCCAGAGTCTCGTAAGAAAAAAGCCGAAGAAGGTTTGAAAAAACTTTTGGGTCGCGATTCTGAAGAGGCGATTGCAGATTTGGAAGCAGCGGAATCTAAACTTCTTGAGCAGAAAAAGCGCGAGAAGAAAAAAGGTATCGACCACGGTGATGAAGAAGAGTTGGACGTAATCAGCTCTGAAGATTTGGTCGATGAGGCGTCGGAAGATAGTTCTCAAGGAACTAAAAAAGCGACGACAAAAAAAGTAGCAACTAAGAAAACGACTGGGAAAAAAGCGTAA